CTTTGGGTGTAATTCAATAACTTATGCGAGGCGGAGCGCAGTGCATACAGCGAGGCATTGGCGTGAGCGGCATGAAGTAATTTGCGGATCGGCTGCTCAAACAGCGAATCCTCCCACAGCAAATTGGCCGCATGGTGAATGTGTTCAATATCATCCAGATCGGCAGAACGCCAGCGGCGACCGAGCGCCGCTTCGGCAAAATCCTGCACCCACGGCTGCGCTTGTGGATCCGGCAACCGACCGTTGTTTTGCAGCTCATGACGCGCACGGTTCGCCAGATAGCCCCACATGGAAGAGACCGGGAAAATCTGCGCCGGGTTGATATTGCCTTTCATCAGCGTGCCGGAAATCAGCGCCCTGACCTGATCTTCGTCGTCGCTGTTTCTGTCCTTTTGATCAAACTTATTCACCAGCGCATACAGCGGCACCGAGCGGCCAACGGCAGAGATGGCGCGGCGGACCTCTTCATCAGAAATGGATTTCAGTTGCGTGTAATCCATAACCGCCAGCACCGCCGAGGCGCGGGCCAGTTGCTCGTTAAGCATCTTCTGCAAATGCGGCTGTCCGGCTTCGTTCGGCCCCGGCGTATCAAGCAGCGTCAATTGGCCGAGTTGCTTATCCAGCCCCGCCAGATGCACGAACTCCACTTCAATCACCGGAATATGTTCAATCGCCGCATAGGCGGAGAAGGGAAAGTCGACGTCCAGCGCTTTGGATAAACGCACTAAGTCGTTGAGGCTTTTTAAGCAGTGAAATATGGGTTGCGCGCCGAGGTAGTGTTTATCAAACGCATCCCCTTGCGCAATGCGCGCCAGCAGCGTGGCCATGTCGCGATCGATCTCAATTTTTTGCGCCAGCTTCTCGCGGTCATAGTTGAACAAACGTGTTTGCAACTGCTGCGCAAGCGCATCAATTGGCCCGACGTGGGAGAAGTGCAAAATAGGCTCTTTCTGACCCGGCGTATGGCGAATTAACGTCGGCAGCGCCGTCATCGGTCGGTTGCGGTTGGGCAACACTTCCGTACCCACAATCGCGTTGATCGTGGTTGATTTGCCTGCTTTCATGGTGCCGACAATCGCCAGCACCATCTCCAGCCGGGTAATTTTGCGTAATTCGTTTTGCAAAGTGGCCTGTTGCGCCTCAACGCCGCGCGCGCTGAAATGCAAAGGCAACACGTTGGTTTTTTCCGGCTGCCCGAGTGCGCTTGTTTCATCAAACGTTGCGGCCGGCATTTGTTTTAGCGCCAGGAGATTATGCAAAGAAAGTTGTAAAAGCCTTTCTGCTTCCTGGCTTAATTCGAAAATTGTTTGTGTGTGCATGTTAAAAGTCTTTCCTTAACGCAAACTTACTTACTTTTATTTAGCCGGGTTGTTTTATTAGTGAAGTTACGGCTTTTATAATTACGTGTGGAAAATATTTTCAAAAAGATAAGCATCTGAAGATAATCAAGAAAATATATTAGTTTTCTCGCAAAAAAGGACAACGATAGCTCTCCGGTCATAAAAACCAGAGAGTTAAAGCTTAGCGCATTTTCAGGAGTCGCCAGGATATATCATCATTTATTTACCCACCCAAAATGAGAGGCAATTATCAGCCAGGAATGGCGGGCTTAGCAGGCATGACAGTCTGGTTATCAAATAACACCGAATGCTGCCTGCCACCTTATATGAATTAGTAATTGCTGGCAATTTCCGCCAGCAATTATTCTAAATATCTGCCATAAGTTCTTTCTCAATGATGCGGTGATATAAGCATCGCTTAACAGAATGGTTGGTTATGTCACGGACATCGCATTTTTATCTTTTTAGCGAAAAAAATAATAACAACGGCAATTGTACGGTTTTGCTGTATAATCGCGGCCTTTCAGGCTTTGTGCCTTTTGTGCCGGTTAACGCCCGGTTCTGTCTGCTCTTTTTTTGAGGTAAACCCTATGCAACTTCCCCACTGTCCCAAATGTCATTCCGAATATACGTATGAAGATAATGGCATGTTCATCTGCCCGGAATGCGCCCATGAGTGGAACGATGCCGAACCCGCTCATGACGCCGATGAATTAATCGTCAAAGATGCGAACGGTAATCTGCTCGCCGATGGCGATAGCGTCACCGTAATTAAGGACTTGAAAGTAAAAGGCAGTTCTTCAATGTTGAAGATCGGCACGAAGGTAAAAAATATTCGCCTGGTGGAAGGCGACCATAATATCGACTGCAAAATCGATGGCTTCGGGCCAATGAAACTGAAATCGGAATTCGTTAAAAAGAACTGATGATTCGCCAGGCGGTTTTTACCGCTTAGCCCCTGTCCGACCCAAGGAGCCCTCTGCGGCTCCTTTTTCTTTATTCATCCCTTCGCAATCAATACATAACCGAATTGCAACATTTGCTCTGCACGATAGGACCACATTTTCTCATCCTGCGGGGCAATGATGACCATGCACTTATCCAGACATCCGACCAGCTACCCCACGCGCTACCAGGAAATTGCCGCAAAACTGGAGCAGGAGTTACGCACGCAATACCGTTGCGGCGACTGGTTACCCGCTGAACAGCAACTGGCTACCCGTTTTCAGGTCAACCGCCACACGCTTCGCCGGGCGATTGATCAACTGGTCGAAAAAGGCTGGGTTCAGCGCCGCCAGGGCGTGGGCGTTTTAGTCCTGACACGCCCGTTCGATTACCCGCTCAACGCACAGGCGCGTTTTAGCCAGAACCTGCTCGACCAGGGCAGCCATCCCACCAGCGAGCGACTGCTGGCGGTGCTGCGTCCGGCCTCCGGCCATGTCGCCGACGCGCTCGGCATTCAGGAGGGCGATAACGTCATTCACCTGCGCACACGCCGCCGGGTGAACGGTATCGCGCTGTGTCTTATCGATCACTACTTCGCCGACCTGCAACTGTGGCCGCTGCTGCAACAGTTTGATAGCGGCTCGCTGCACGACTTTTTACGCGAGCAGGCCGGGATCAGCCTGAAACGCACCCAGACGCGGATCAGCGCCCGCCGCGCGCAGGTCAAAGAGAGCCGCTGGCTGGAGATCCCCAACATGGCTCCGCTGCTCTGCGTGCGCACCCTTAACCATCGCGAAGGCGAGGTCAACGCCACGGAATACTCCGTCAGCCTGACCCGCGCCGACATGATTGAATTCACCATGGAGCACTGAATGCATTTTGATACGCCCACTCGCCAGCGCTGGATGGCGGCGCTCGCTCACGCCACGCCCGAGATGTTGCGCGGAAGAATGCGCACCCTCGGCCTGGCGCCCGTTTATGAACATGTGCGCGCGCCGCAAACGGGCCTAGTGCAAATCCAGGCGCGCATGGGGGCCACCGGCGATCGTTTTTTCCCCGGCGACGCCACCTTAACCAGAGCGGTTATTCGCCTGGAAAGCGGCACGCTTGGCTTTAGCTGGGTGCTCGGGCGCGACAAAGGCCACGCCGAACGCTGCGCCGTCTGCGATGCACTGTTACAGGAACCCTCTTACTTCCAGACGTTGATGGAAACCCTGATTACCCCGCTGGAAGCGGACCGTGGCGCGCGTATTCAGGCGCGCCAGGCCGAAGTCAACGCCAGCCGGGTCGACTTCTTTACCCTGGTTCGCGGAGATAACGCATGACCTTACAACCCGCTTTCGCATCCGCCGTTCACGATGCCCAACACTGTTTTCGTCGCCTGTTAAAAGCGATGAGCGAGCCGGGCGTGATCATTTCACTCCCGCACATCAAACACGGCTGGCCGCCGCTCAACCCGGCCACCACCAGCGTGCTGCTCACCTTAGTCGATAACGACACGCCGCTCTGGCTTTCCCCGGCGCTGGATAACGATCTGGTGCGCCAGAACCTGCGCTTTCACACCAGTGCGCCGCTCGTTGAGCAGCCGCAGCACGCGCTGTTCGCCATTGCCGATCACACGCTCAGCGCCGAACAACTGAGCGCGCTACCGGGCGGCAGTGATATCAGCCCGGAAAACAGCGCAACCCTGATTTTACAACTCCCGGCATTGAGTGGCGGGCGCATGTTGCGCCTGACAGGCCCCGGCATTCAGGAAGAGCGCATGATTGCCCCGCAGTTGCCGGAGTGCATTACCGATGAGTTTACCGACCGCCCGCACGCCTTCCCCACAGGCATTGATGTGATCCTGACCTGCGGCGAGCGCGCGCTGGCTATCCCAAGAACCACGCTGGTGGAGGTGTACTGATGTACGTTGCTGTCAAAGGGGGCGAAAAAGCCATCGCGGCGGCCCATGCGCTCCAGGAGCATAAACGCCGTGGCGATAATGCGCTTTCGGAGCTGAGCGTCGCGCAAATTGCGGAGCAGATGCATCTGGCCGTCGATCGCGTGATGACCGAAGGCGGCATTGCCGACCGGCAGCTGGCGGCGCTGGCGCTGAAACAGGCGAGCGGCGATAACGTCGAAGCCATCTTTTTGCTGCGCGCTTATCGCACCACGCTGCCGCGCCTGGCGGTAAGCGAACCCATCGACAGCGCGAAGATGCGTTTAGAGCGCCGGATTTCGGCGGTCTATAAAGATATTCCCGGCGGCCAGTTACTTGGCCCGACGTACGATTACACCCACCGCCTGCTGGACTTCGCGCTACTCGCCGAAGGCGAAACGCCGGAACTCATCCCCCGCGAAGCAGAGCCAGAACACGCCGCCACGCCCCATGTCTTTAGCCTGCTGGTGAAGGAAGGGCTGGCAAAAGCCGAGTGCGACAGCAACGCTGCGCCGGACGATATCACCCGCCAGCCGCCGGTTTTCCCCTGCTCGCGTGCGTCACGCCTGCAACAACTCGCGCGCGGCGACGAAGGCTATTTGCTGGCGCTGGCCTACTCCACCCAGCGAGGGTACGGGCGCAATCACCCTTTCGCCGGAGAGATCCGCAGCGGCTATATCGGGATTGAAATTGTGCCGGAAGAGCTGGGTTTTGCGGTGAACATCGGTGAACTGCTGATAACCGAGTGCGAAATGGTCAACGGCTTCGTCGCGCCGGAGGATGAGATGCCGCATTTTACCCGTGGCTACGGTTTAGTGTTCGGCATGGGCGAGCGCAAAGCGATGGCGATGGCGCTGATGGATCGCGCCCTGCAAGCCGCCGAGTACGGCGAAGCAATAAAAAGCCCGGCGCAGGATGAAGAGTTTGTGCTGGCGCACGCGGATAACGTCGAAGCGGCGGGTTTTGTCTCGCACCTCAAACTGCCCCATTACGTTGATTTCCAGGCCGAACTGGATTTGCTCAGACAGCTTCAACAGGAGAGACCCCGTGGCTAACGCGCTGACCGGTTACAACTTTGCTTTTCTTGATGAGCAGACCAAACGCATGATCCGCCGCGCGCTGCTCAAAGCGGTGGCGATCCCCGGTTACCAGGTGCCGTTTGGCGGGCGCGAAATGCCCATGCCCTACGGCTGGGGCACCGGCGGGATCCAGCTTACCGCCAGCGTGATCGGCGAAGATGACGTGCTGAAAGTGATTGATCAGGGCGCGGACGACACCACCAACGCCGTGTCTATTCGCCAGTTTTTTACCCGCGTGACGGGCGTGGAAACCACCGAGCGCACGGCCGACGCAACACTTATTCAGACCCGCCACCGCATTCCCGAAACGCCGCTGGCAGAAGATCAGATCCTCATTTATCAGGTGCCGATCCCCGAACCGCTGCGCTTTATCGAACCGCGTGAAACGGAAACCCGCACCATGCACGCGCTGGAAGAGTACGGCGTGATGCAGGTGAAACTGTATGAAGATATCGCCCGCTTTGGCAATTTCACCACGCGCTACGCCTGGCCGGTGCGCGTGAATGAACGCTACGTGATGGATCCGTCGCCCATCCCGGCGTTTGATAACCCGAAAATGCATATGACGCCCGCCCTGCAACTGTTTGGCGCGGGGCGCGAAAAGCGTATCTATGCCGTGCCGCCGTTTACGCCGGTGGTGAGCCTCGATTTTGACGATTACCCCTTCGCGCCGCAGAAATGGGATCACCCCTGTGCCATTTGCGGCTCGACCCACAGTTATCTCGACGAAGTGGTGCTGGATGATACCGGCACGCGCATGTTTGTCTGCTCCGATACCGATTACTGCCGCCAACAGAGCGAGGCTTTACGCAAATGACCCAACCGCTGCTTACGGTGAACCACCTTTCCCATCTTTATGCGCCAGGCAAAGGCTTTCACGATGTGTCGTTCGATTTGTGGCCGGGCGAAGTGCTGGGCATTGTC
The nucleotide sequence above comes from Kosakonia sp. H02. Encoded proteins:
- the phnG gene encoding phosphonate C-P lyase system protein PhnG; amino-acid sequence: MHFDTPTRQRWMAALAHATPEMLRGRMRTLGLAPVYEHVRAPQTGLVQIQARMGATGDRFFPGDATLTRAVIRLESGTLGFSWVLGRDKGHAERCAVCDALLQEPSYFQTLMETLITPLEADRGARIQARQAEVNASRVDFFTLVRGDNA
- a CDS encoding carbon-phosphorus lyase complex subunit PhnI produces the protein MYVAVKGGEKAIAAAHALQEHKRRGDNALSELSVAQIAEQMHLAVDRVMTEGGIADRQLAALALKQASGDNVEAIFLLRAYRTTLPRLAVSEPIDSAKMRLERRISAVYKDIPGGQLLGPTYDYTHRLLDFALLAEGETPELIPREAEPEHAATPHVFSLLVKEGLAKAECDSNAAPDDITRQPPVFPCSRASRLQQLARGDEGYLLALAYSTQRGYGRNHPFAGEIRSGYIGIEIVPEELGFAVNIGELLITECEMVNGFVAPEDEMPHFTRGYGLVFGMGERKAMAMALMDRALQAAEYGEAIKSPAQDEEFVLAHADNVEAAGFVSHLKLPHYVDFQAELDLLRQLQQERPRG
- the crfC gene encoding clamp-binding protein CrfC yields the protein MHTQTIFELSQEAERLLQLSLHNLLALKQMPAATFDETSALGQPEKTNVLPLHFSARGVEAQQATLQNELRKITRLEMVLAIVGTMKAGKSTTINAIVGTEVLPNRNRPMTALPTLIRHTPGQKEPILHFSHVGPIDALAQQLQTRLFNYDREKLAQKIEIDRDMATLLARIAQGDAFDKHYLGAQPIFHCLKSLNDLVRLSKALDVDFPFSAYAAIEHIPVIEVEFVHLAGLDKQLGQLTLLDTPGPNEAGQPHLQKMLNEQLARASAVLAVMDYTQLKSISDEEVRRAISAVGRSVPLYALVNKFDQKDRNSDDEDQVRALISGTLMKGNINPAQIFPVSSMWGYLANRARHELQNNGRLPDPQAQPWVQDFAEAALGRRWRSADLDDIEHIHHAANLLWEDSLFEQPIRKLLHAAHANASLYALRSASHKLLNYTQSAREYLDFRYQGLTVAYEKLEQNITRLEEDMALLRTCQARVSDEVEHEVEEALAAADIFIHGQQFEIVEAIDAWFHDGQLMAMANESQADLRLDEHFSPGQLVLENEGQAQVALSKIRSACETILLAAQERISRELALRFDELENILTRALNDAMRPIETRIKEELSHTGFRARISFPAFQSSALNFNTRALFSNAIAPQETTAAQASRPGSVRETVSRWLNNPSWGWDDYVATRTRYVIDVGALHQKLIDHVAHFCEQIRKALNAQVDVSVTAGMATFFAEFSLSLTALQESLRNSLAIRQQNESSVTAMRQHLQHCIRTANWIHEDARLLRDDIQTLFAAELP
- the phnH gene encoding phosphonate C-P lyase system protein PhnH — protein: MTLQPAFASAVHDAQHCFRRLLKAMSEPGVIISLPHIKHGWPPLNPATTSVLLTLVDNDTPLWLSPALDNDLVRQNLRFHTSAPLVEQPQHALFAIADHTLSAEQLSALPGGSDISPENSATLILQLPALSGGRMLRLTGPGIQEERMIAPQLPECITDEFTDRPHAFPTGIDVILTCGERALAIPRTTLVEVY
- the phnF gene encoding phosphonate metabolism transcriptional regulator PhnF; translated protein: MHLSRHPTSYPTRYQEIAAKLEQELRTQYRCGDWLPAEQQLATRFQVNRHTLRRAIDQLVEKGWVQRRQGVGVLVLTRPFDYPLNAQARFSQNLLDQGSHPTSERLLAVLRPASGHVADALGIQEGDNVIHLRTRRRVNGIALCLIDHYFADLQLWPLLQQFDSGSLHDFLREQAGISLKRTQTRISARRAQVKESRWLEIPNMAPLLCVRTLNHREGEVNATEYSVSLTRADMIEFTMEH
- a CDS encoding alpha-D-ribose 1-methylphosphonate 5-phosphate C-P-lyase PhnJ; the encoded protein is MANALTGYNFAFLDEQTKRMIRRALLKAVAIPGYQVPFGGREMPMPYGWGTGGIQLTASVIGEDDVLKVIDQGADDTTNAVSIRQFFTRVTGVETTERTADATLIQTRHRIPETPLAEDQILIYQVPIPEPLRFIEPRETETRTMHALEEYGVMQVKLYEDIARFGNFTTRYAWPVRVNERYVMDPSPIPAFDNPKMHMTPALQLFGAGREKRIYAVPPFTPVVSLDFDDYPFAPQKWDHPCAICGSTHSYLDEVVLDDTGTRMFVCSDTDYCRQQSEALRK
- a CDS encoding zinc ribbon domain-containing protein YjdM encodes the protein MQLPHCPKCHSEYTYEDNGMFICPECAHEWNDAEPAHDADELIVKDANGNLLADGDSVTVIKDLKVKGSSSMLKIGTKVKNIRLVEGDHNIDCKIDGFGPMKLKSEFVKKN